The following are encoded in a window of Solidesulfovibrio magneticus RS-1 genomic DNA:
- the cpaB gene encoding Flp pilus assembly protein CpaB, with protein sequence MKTKAVPHIILAVILALTAGVLTIRWLGSVRAPKVEQAKPAAPKVEVVVAARAIPKGGRLDASMVKSKGFEAEAAPQGALRDVQEAYGRISARDISPDDPITPDKLMPKGATSGGLDASVAPGKRAFTIKGSKIMGSGGLITPGCRVDVLVTYPVPNGKNDEKINKIILENVPILTTGTERETKIGKDGREELANTDFYTLMVAPEEAERLALASDTGSLHLALRTPGDADIVTTSGADVAKSLEAFAAAPAGPPIADAGALAEEDAGYSVETIRGTERERVRLDTLTGIQTEDKGHAKP encoded by the coding sequence ATGAAAACCAAGGCCGTACCCCACATCATTCTGGCCGTCATCCTGGCGTTGACGGCCGGCGTCCTGACCATCCGCTGGCTGGGTTCCGTGCGTGCGCCCAAGGTCGAGCAGGCCAAGCCGGCCGCACCCAAGGTCGAGGTGGTGGTGGCCGCCCGGGCCATCCCCAAGGGCGGCCGGCTGGACGCCTCCATGGTCAAGTCCAAGGGCTTCGAGGCCGAGGCCGCGCCCCAGGGGGCCTTGCGAGACGTTCAGGAAGCCTACGGCCGCATCAGCGCCCGCGACATTTCTCCCGACGATCCCATCACCCCGGACAAACTCATGCCCAAGGGCGCGACCAGCGGCGGCCTGGACGCCTCGGTGGCCCCAGGCAAGCGGGCCTTTACCATCAAGGGCAGCAAGATCATGGGTTCCGGCGGCCTCATCACCCCGGGCTGCCGGGTGGACGTGCTGGTGACCTATCCCGTGCCCAACGGCAAAAACGACGAAAAGATCAACAAGATCATTCTGGAAAACGTCCCCATCCTCACCACCGGCACCGAGCGCGAGACCAAGATCGGCAAGGACGGCCGGGAGGAACTGGCCAACACCGACTTCTACACGCTCATGGTCGCGCCCGAGGAGGCCGAACGCCTGGCCCTGGCCAGCGACACGGGCAGCCTGCATCTGGCCCTTCGCACTCCCGGCGACGCCGACATCGTGACCACTTCCGGGGCCGATGTGGCCAAAAGCCTCGAAGCTTTCGCCGCCGCGCCGGCCGGGCCGCCCATCGCCGACGCCGGAGCCCTGGCCGAGGAAGACGCCGGCTACAGCGTGGAAACCATACGGGGCACCGAACGCGAACGCGTGCGCCTCGACACCCTCACCGGTATACAAACGGAGGACAAGGGCCATGCCAAGCCGTAA
- a CDS encoding type II secretion system F family protein: MDSLVIAVLVSLSVGLFTYAVASLREEGRRRRRMAERAVALVTDSRLKDGGRPGIFGWIEGSIRRAAAWFGELVKPREAQELTKARSSLVQAGYRQPSALEIYWGIKAGAALVGLVLGALAAMSGKVPGQYKLFVVVGLTAAGFYIPGMILDSRVKARQTAIQKSLPDALDLLVVCVEAGMGLDAAIYRVCQEMSLKDPILSAELRLLTLELRAGKARREALKNLSARIGLEDVGSLVAMLIQTDMFGTSIAQTLRVYADSMRTKRFQLAEELAAKLPVKLLMPLIFFIFPTLLIVILGPAGIRIFQMFGGMGK, translated from the coding sequence GTGGACAGCCTCGTCATCGCAGTGCTCGTGTCCCTGAGCGTGGGACTTTTCACCTATGCCGTGGCTTCCCTGCGCGAGGAGGGGAGGCGGCGTCGGCGCATGGCCGAGCGCGCCGTGGCCCTGGTCACCGACAGCCGGCTTAAGGACGGCGGCCGGCCGGGCATCTTCGGCTGGATCGAGGGGAGCATCCGGCGCGCGGCGGCCTGGTTCGGCGAACTGGTCAAACCCCGCGAGGCCCAGGAACTCACCAAAGCCAGAAGCTCCCTGGTGCAGGCCGGCTACCGCCAGCCCAGCGCCCTGGAAATCTATTGGGGCATCAAGGCCGGCGCCGCCCTGGTTGGGCTGGTGCTGGGCGCGTTGGCGGCCATGTCCGGCAAGGTGCCGGGCCAGTACAAGCTGTTCGTCGTGGTGGGGCTGACGGCTGCGGGTTTCTATATTCCCGGAATGATACTGGACTCCCGCGTCAAGGCCCGTCAGACAGCCATTCAGAAAAGCCTGCCCGACGCCCTGGACCTGCTGGTGGTCTGCGTGGAGGCCGGCATGGGCCTGGACGCGGCCATCTACCGCGTCTGCCAGGAAATGTCCCTCAAGGACCCGATCTTAAGCGCCGAACTGCGCCTGCTCACCCTGGAACTGCGGGCCGGCAAGGCCCGGCGCGAGGCACTCAAAAACCTCTCGGCCCGTATCGGCCTGGAAGACGTGGGCAGCCTCGTGGCCATGCTTATCCAGACTGACATGTTCGGCACTTCCATCGCTCAGACCTTGCGGGTCTACGCCGACTCCATGCGCACCAAACGTTTCCAGCTGGCCGAGGAGCTGGCCGCCAAACTCCCGGTCAAGCTGCTTATGCCGCTTATTTTCTTCATCTTCCCGACACTGCTCATCGTCATCCTCGGCCCGGCCGGCATCCGTATCTTCCAGATGTTCGGCGGCATGGGCAAGTAA
- a CDS encoding type II and III secretion system protein family protein encodes MPSRNCLPRLWARALAIALSLVLAAPAQIVWGGVAPVAVRAAPRLALTIGKSVILQSDADIARVSVAQPDVADFVLLSPRQIYVTGRAPGITNLTLWDKGDKIRAVYDLDVAPDASRLKKMLHDVMPGETGIEVLASQDSIALSGTVRDAESLKKALSLAEVYAPKKVLNLLSVSGVQQVMLEVRVAEMSKSVVNRMGINLNAVGDGNFGYTLLGGLSTLADTVFNIDNVQNAYKYSTIKFNGSDGSSSTESATIQTRFREFNQPEQSKTVGLSQGTAAMRFSTNWGGAGNTTMTAVLDLLKQNGLVKILAEPNLVCLNGQSAKFLAGGEIPVPVPSGLGTTSIEWKEFGVGLKFTPTVAGEVISLQVNPEVSDLDYTRAIKLDSFEIPAVLTRRASTSVELKNGQTFAIAGLLKEEGRESVDKYPWIGDIPVLGNLFKSSSYQKDQSELVILITAHLVKPLNKKDMILPTDGVHEPDDLEFFLGIKRPQAAAGAPGGAITRTGAEIDGDFGHAVPLAAARPTEPKGY; translated from the coding sequence ATGCCAAGCCGTAACTGCCTGCCGCGCCTGTGGGCGCGCGCCCTGGCCATCGCGCTTTCCCTGGTTTTGGCTGCGCCGGCCCAGATTGTTTGGGGCGGCGTCGCGCCGGTGGCCGTGCGCGCCGCGCCGCGTCTGGCCCTGACCATCGGCAAGTCGGTGATTTTGCAAAGCGACGCCGACATCGCCCGGGTATCGGTGGCCCAGCCCGACGTGGCCGACTTCGTGCTGCTCTCGCCGCGCCAGATCTATGTCACCGGCCGCGCGCCCGGCATCACCAATCTCACGCTGTGGGACAAGGGCGACAAGATCCGCGCCGTCTACGACCTCGACGTGGCCCCGGACGCCTCGCGCCTCAAGAAAATGCTCCACGACGTGATGCCCGGCGAGACCGGCATCGAAGTCCTGGCCAGCCAGGATTCCATTGCCCTGTCCGGCACGGTGCGCGACGCCGAGAGCCTCAAAAAGGCCCTATCCCTGGCCGAGGTCTACGCCCCCAAAAAGGTCCTCAACCTGCTGTCGGTCAGCGGCGTGCAGCAGGTCATGCTCGAAGTACGGGTGGCCGAGATGTCCAAGTCCGTGGTCAACCGCATGGGCATCAACTTAAATGCCGTGGGCGACGGCAATTTCGGCTATACTCTCCTTGGCGGGCTTTCCACCCTGGCCGATACGGTCTTTAACATCGACAACGTCCAAAACGCCTACAAGTACAGCACCATCAAGTTCAACGGCAGCGACGGCAGCAGCAGTACGGAAAGCGCCACCATCCAGACGCGTTTCCGGGAGTTCAACCAGCCCGAGCAAAGCAAGACCGTGGGCCTAAGCCAAGGCACCGCCGCCATGCGCTTCAGCACCAACTGGGGCGGAGCCGGCAACACCACCATGACCGCCGTGCTCGACCTGCTCAAGCAAAACGGGTTGGTGAAGATCCTGGCCGAACCCAATCTCGTGTGCTTAAACGGCCAGTCGGCCAAGTTCCTGGCCGGCGGCGAGATCCCCGTGCCCGTGCCCTCGGGTCTTGGCACCACCAGCATCGAATGGAAGGAATTCGGCGTGGGCCTCAAGTTCACCCCCACCGTGGCCGGCGAGGTCATCAGCCTCCAGGTCAATCCCGAGGTGTCCGACCTCGACTATACCCGGGCCATCAAGCTCGACAGCTTCGAGATTCCGGCCGTGTTGACCCGGCGCGCTTCCACCTCGGTGGAACTCAAAAACGGCCAGACCTTCGCCATCGCCGGCCTGCTCAAGGAAGAAGGCCGCGAATCCGTGGACAAGTACCCCTGGATCGGCGACATCCCGGTGCTCGGCAATCTGTTTAAGAGCTCGAGCTACCAGAAGGACCAGTCGGAACTGGTGATTCTGATTACCGCCCATCTGGTCAAGCCCCTCAACAAGAAAGACATGATCCTGCCCACCGACGGGGTCCATGAGCCCGACGACCTGGAGTTTTTCCTCGGCATCAAGCGGCCCCAGGCCGCCGCCGGCGCACCGGGCGGGGCCATCACCCGCACCGGGGCGGAAATCGACGGCGACTTCGGCCATGCCGTGCCCCTGGCCGCGGCCCGGCCGACCGAACCCAAGGGCTATTAG
- a CDS encoding sigma-54-dependent transcriptional regulator has product MPARILVIDDDAAFREMLCEALAAKDFDPVGVGTAEEGVARAKAETFDLVLTDVMLPGMDGIEGLSKLKEAAPDSEVIVMSGYSAREKALDAVRLGAYDFFAKPFSLAEMEVVIRRALERRALLMELRQLKSAVAAGRGPTIVGQSPAMRAVVDMVRRVAPLDSTVLVTGESGCGKEVVADAIQALSKRADAPFVKVNCAAIPENLLESELFGHEKGAFTGAVGLKKGKFELADHGTIMLDEIGDMPLFLQPKLLRAVEQKQIERVGGGKPIDIDIRIIAATNQELQSLVEQKLFRADLYYRLSVAAIPLPPLRDRKEDLPLLVGHFLERIGPRVGINLRGVSREGMQLLFDYDWPGNVRQLANLLERAAIMSSGEVLTAVEISRALDGASRRPAPEASPEGPCPMAGNLRDTLQDMERNMILTALRKAGGVQKDAARSLGVSPKNLWNKLQKHRIDPSEYAG; this is encoded by the coding sequence ATGCCCGCCCGAATCCTGGTTATCGACGACGACGCCGCCTTCAGGGAAATGCTGTGCGAGGCCCTTGCCGCCAAGGATTTCGATCCCGTGGGCGTAGGCACGGCCGAGGAGGGCGTGGCCCGGGCCAAGGCCGAGACCTTCGATCTGGTCCTCACCGACGTCATGCTGCCCGGCATGGACGGCATCGAGGGGCTCTCCAAGCTCAAGGAGGCCGCCCCGGACAGCGAAGTCATCGTCATGTCCGGCTATTCGGCCCGGGAAAAGGCCTTGGACGCCGTGCGCCTGGGAGCCTACGACTTTTTCGCCAAACCCTTTTCCCTGGCCGAAATGGAAGTGGTCATTCGGCGCGCCCTGGAGCGGCGAGCCTTGCTCATGGAGCTGCGCCAGCTGAAGTCCGCCGTGGCCGCCGGGCGCGGGCCGACCATCGTCGGCCAGTCCCCGGCCATGCGCGCCGTGGTGGACATGGTGCGCCGGGTGGCGCCGCTGGATTCCACGGTGCTCGTCACCGGCGAATCGGGCTGCGGCAAGGAAGTCGTGGCCGACGCCATCCAGGCCTTAAGCAAACGGGCCGACGCGCCCTTCGTGAAGGTCAACTGCGCCGCCATCCCGGAAAACCTCCTCGAATCCGAGCTGTTCGGCCACGAGAAGGGTGCCTTCACCGGAGCGGTGGGCCTTAAAAAAGGCAAATTCGAGCTGGCTGACCACGGCACCATCATGCTCGACGAAATCGGCGACATGCCGCTTTTCCTCCAGCCCAAGCTCCTGCGCGCCGTGGAGCAGAAACAGATCGAACGGGTGGGCGGCGGCAAGCCCATCGACATCGACATCCGCATCATCGCCGCCACCAACCAGGAGCTGCAAAGCCTGGTCGAGCAAAAGCTCTTTCGGGCCGATCTGTACTACCGCCTTAGCGTCGCCGCCATTCCCCTGCCGCCCCTGCGAGACCGCAAGGAAGACCTGCCCCTTCTCGTCGGACACTTCCTGGAGCGCATCGGCCCCCGGGTCGGCATCAATTTGCGCGGCGTCTCCCGCGAAGGGATGCAGCTGCTGTTCGACTACGACTGGCCGGGCAACGTGCGCCAGTTGGCCAACCTGCTGGAGCGGGCGGCCATCATGAGTTCCGGCGAGGTGCTCACCGCCGTGGAGATCAGCCGCGCCCTGGACGGAGCCTCGCGTCGCCCCGCCCCCGAAGCCTCGCCCGAAGGCCCGTGCCCCATGGCCGGCAACCTGCGCGACACCCTCCAGGACATGGAGCGCAACATGATCCTCACCGCCCTGCGCAAGGCCGGCGGCGTGCAAAAAGACGCCGCCCGCAGCCTTGGCGTCAGCCCCAAAAACCTCTGGAACAAGCTGCAAAAACATCGCATCGACCCGTCCGAATACGCTGGTTGA
- a CDS encoding HDOD domain-containing protein: MVRRAVTELSPGMVLAEDVLTPGGRFLMPRGTVLDAGHLKSLLAWNLAEVQVAGEASTCPDTPAAAAPDAAQGRPDVLEAAEAAVRERFACCTLAASPCDVLFRLALDREVRRRLAEGVPAGEGGEDRSWRTVESEPGHLAMDALLRDEPQLVSPPEVYLRISEVLGNPASTVEDAAESIKHDPSLAAKLLRLVNSSYYARTMRAMRGRFPAKIDSLSRAVTVVGARQLATLALGVSVLPLFQDIPQNWVNMRLFWEHSVGCAAAAQALAEATGLVNPETAFVAGLLHDIGRIIAFKQAPAHMAAAMRRAEAEGCPLHLAEREVLGFDHAALGGHLLQKWQFPANLEKMVRYHHDLDEPFIIDEPAVVHLADVVATAMGWGGSGNRRIPAVEPAAWAALGLTGESLAGLVPDMEERLADTMRSFFPDHQGPP, translated from the coding sequence ATGGTCAGACGCGCGGTTACCGAACTTTCTCCAGGCATGGTCCTGGCCGAGGATGTCCTCACCCCGGGCGGACGGTTTCTCATGCCCCGGGGCACGGTTCTCGACGCCGGCCATCTCAAATCCCTGCTGGCCTGGAATCTGGCCGAAGTCCAAGTGGCCGGGGAGGCCTCGACGTGTCCGGATACGCCGGCCGCCGCTGCGCCCGATGCGGCGCAGGGCCGGCCCGACGTGCTGGAGGCGGCCGAGGCTGCCGTGCGCGAACGCTTTGCCTGCTGTACCCTGGCGGCGTCTCCCTGCGACGTGCTCTTTCGCCTGGCCCTGGACCGCGAGGTCCGGCGGCGGCTGGCCGAGGGCGTCCCGGCCGGAGAGGGCGGAGAGGACCGTTCCTGGCGCACGGTCGAATCCGAGCCCGGACACCTCGCCATGGACGCGCTCTTGCGCGACGAACCCCAACTCGTCTCGCCCCCGGAAGTCTACCTGCGCATCAGCGAAGTGCTGGGCAATCCAGCCAGCACCGTCGAGGACGCGGCCGAAAGCATCAAACACGATCCGTCCCTGGCCGCCAAACTCCTGCGCCTGGTCAACAGCTCCTATTACGCCCGCACCATGCGGGCCATGCGCGGCCGGTTCCCGGCCAAGATCGACAGCCTGTCCCGGGCCGTTACCGTGGTCGGGGCGCGCCAGCTGGCCACGTTGGCCCTGGGCGTGTCCGTGCTGCCGCTTTTTCAGGACATCCCCCAAAATTGGGTCAACATGCGGCTTTTCTGGGAGCACAGCGTGGGCTGCGCCGCCGCCGCCCAGGCCCTGGCTGAGGCCACGGGACTGGTCAATCCCGAGACCGCCTTCGTGGCCGGGCTGCTCCACGACATCGGCCGCATCATCGCCTTCAAGCAGGCCCCGGCCCACATGGCCGCCGCCATGCGTCGGGCCGAAGCCGAGGGCTGTCCGCTGCATCTGGCCGAACGCGAAGTGCTGGGCTTCGACCACGCCGCCCTGGGCGGCCATCTCCTGCAGAAATGGCAGTTTCCGGCCAACCTCGAAAAGATGGTGCGCTACCATCATGACCTCGACGAGCCGTTTATCATCGACGAGCCGGCTGTCGTCCATCTGGCCGATGTGGTGGCCACGGCCATGGGCTGGGGCGGCAGCGGCAACCGGCGCATTCCGGCCGTGGAGCCGGCTGCCTGGGCCGCCTTGGGCCTGACCGGCGAGTCCCTGGCCGGACTCGTGCCGGATATGGAAGAGCGCCTGGCCGATACCATGCGGAGTTTTTTCCCGGACCACCAGGGGCCGCCGTGA
- a CDS encoding type II secretion system F family protein: MTPGLPNILSLALLLSLVYLAVAVVVLIGRLTDTSGKEIARRVEQVTRGEGLGLDTADLVKKHELSGLRWLDVLLSRQAWSRRMDKMLDQADIKAPLGIFVMLSLIFAVTGYLAASLYLSNPLLSLAVAGVCGWLPFKWVVMRKDKRMADFERQLPEALELVGRALRAGHTFTSGMGMVVSEFADPIRVEFQTTLEEINFGMGVTTALDNLMDRVDCPDLNFFVVSVKIQNESGGNLAEIIGNISGLIRERFKLKGRIQVLSAEGRMAAWVLCLLPFGVAAVIQFVNPGYLGLLFTDPMGRIMSYGVAGLITMGILVIRKMVRIEV; encoded by the coding sequence ATGACTCCCGGGCTGCCGAACATCCTGTCCCTGGCCCTGTTGCTGTCCCTGGTCTATTTGGCCGTGGCCGTGGTGGTGCTCATCGGCCGGCTTACGGACACCTCCGGCAAGGAGATCGCCCGGCGCGTGGAGCAGGTGACCCGGGGCGAGGGCTTGGGGCTGGATACGGCCGACCTCGTCAAGAAGCATGAATTAAGCGGCCTTCGCTGGCTCGACGTGCTGCTGTCGCGCCAGGCCTGGAGCCGACGCATGGACAAGATGCTCGACCAGGCCGACATCAAGGCCCCGCTTGGCATCTTCGTCATGCTTTCCCTTATTTTCGCCGTCACCGGCTACCTGGCCGCCTCGCTGTACCTGAGCAATCCGCTGCTGAGCCTGGCCGTGGCCGGGGTATGCGGTTGGCTGCCGTTTAAGTGGGTGGTCATGCGCAAGGACAAGCGCATGGCCGATTTCGAGCGCCAATTGCCCGAGGCCCTGGAACTCGTGGGCCGGGCCCTGCGGGCCGGCCACACCTTCACCAGCGGCATGGGCATGGTGGTGAGCGAGTTCGCCGATCCCATTCGGGTCGAATTCCAGACCACCCTTGAGGAAATCAATTTCGGCATGGGCGTCACCACGGCCCTGGACAACCTCATGGACCGGGTGGATTGCCCGGACCTCAACTTCTTCGTGGTTTCGGTCAAGATCCAAAACGAATCCGGCGGCAACCTGGCCGAGATCATCGGCAACATTTCGGGGCTTATCCGCGAGCGGTTCAAGCTCAAGGGGCGCATCCAGGTGCTTTCGGCCGAGGGGCGCATGGCCGCCTGGGTGCTGTGCCTGCTGCCCTTTGGCGTGGCCGCCGTCATCCAGTTCGTCAACCCCGGCTACCTGGGGCTGCTTTTCACCGATCCCATGGGCCGGATCATGAGCTACGGCGTGGCCGGACTCATCACCATGGGCATACTGGTCATCCGCAAGATGGTGCGGATCGAAGTCTAG
- a CDS encoding AAA family ATPase gives MRDKLTVILDMPPSAARGAFEECLSEDGDFEVLGAGEEYADLLVRELAEGGEAELEAVAEMVARRGDREVFLTAQVYDAEVLMRLMRQGVREFFPQPVDHEEVRMALWRFKERRESVRGPRRSKQGRIINIFGAKGGVGTTSLAVNLAAACQTLKDGASVALMDMNLPFGEAQLFLDLAPKYHWGEVLGNISRLDATYLMSVMSRHPSGLYLLAPPSRLDDLQMATPENISKLLELMRQVFDTVVIDLGMYLDEITLKVMDISDAIVLVSVQNLPCLANVRRFLDNVRHAEAGLEDKLKIVVNRHLEESDLVVEDMEKALGLPVFWRVPNDYKTTLSAINQGKTLLETAPKAPVTRALCDLAAALAPASPAQETKKSLFGLKFLRGRS, from the coding sequence ATGCGCGACAAGCTCACCGTGATTCTCGACATGCCCCCTTCGGCTGCCCGGGGGGCCTTCGAGGAATGCCTGTCCGAGGACGGCGATTTCGAGGTGCTCGGAGCCGGCGAGGAGTATGCCGACCTGCTCGTGCGCGAGCTGGCCGAAGGCGGCGAGGCCGAACTGGAGGCCGTGGCCGAGATGGTGGCCCGGCGCGGCGACCGGGAGGTGTTTCTCACCGCCCAGGTCTATGACGCCGAGGTGCTCATGCGGCTCATGCGCCAGGGCGTGCGCGAATTTTTTCCCCAGCCCGTGGATCATGAAGAGGTGCGCATGGCCCTTTGGCGCTTCAAGGAGCGCCGGGAGTCGGTGCGGGGGCCAAGGCGCAGCAAGCAGGGGCGCATCATCAACATCTTCGGAGCCAAGGGCGGGGTGGGCACCACCTCGCTGGCCGTCAACCTGGCCGCCGCCTGCCAGACCCTCAAGGACGGGGCCTCGGTGGCCCTGATGGACATGAACCTGCCTTTCGGCGAGGCCCAGCTGTTCCTCGACCTCGCCCCCAAATACCATTGGGGCGAGGTGCTCGGCAACATCAGCCGCCTGGACGCCACCTATCTCATGAGCGTCATGTCGCGCCATCCCTCCGGACTGTACCTGCTGGCTCCGCCAAGCCGCCTGGACGACCTCCAGATGGCCACCCCGGAGAACATCTCCAAGCTCCTGGAACTCATGCGCCAGGTCTTCGACACCGTGGTCATCGACCTGGGCATGTATCTCGACGAGATCACCCTCAAGGTCATGGACATCTCCGACGCCATCGTCCTGGTCTCGGTGCAAAACCTGCCCTGCCTGGCCAACGTGCGCCGCTTCCTCGACAACGTGCGCCACGCCGAGGCCGGCCTTGAGGACAAGCTCAAGATCGTGGTCAACCGCCATCTGGAAGAAAGCGATCTGGTGGTGGAGGACATGGAAAAGGCCCTGGGGCTGCCGGTTTTCTGGCGCGTGCCCAACGACTACAAGACCACCCTGTCGGCCATAAACCAGGGCAAGACCTTGCTGGAGACCGCGCCAAAGGCCCCGGTCACCCGGGCCCTTTGCGATCTGGCCGCGGCCTTGGCCCCGGCAAGCCCGGCCCAGGAAACCAAGAAATCCCTGTTCGGACTCAAGTTCCTGCGCGGACGGTCATGA
- a CDS encoding CpaF family protein, protein MERGRPPLLRHQMPRAQAPAPERREALGPISQEYYEIKTRIHDRLIDLIDLTLLDTLEESALGGEISKIVERLLRDEFYQTPLNQAERDRLITEVKDEMLGLGPLEPFLKDQSVNDILVNSYRQIYVERGGKLVLTESRFKDNDHLKKIIDRIVSRVGRRVDESSPMVDARLPDGSRVNAIIPPLAIDGPALSIRKFAKEKLTIEDLIRFKAMTRDFADVLKGIVLARLNILISGGTGTGKTTMLNCLSGFIPHDERIVTVEDAAELQLKQDHVVRLESRPPNIEGRGEVTQRDLVRNCLRMRPDRIIVGEVRGAEALDMLQAMNTGHDGSLATLHANTPRDALMRLETLVAMAGLNISALSLKRYIASAVDVIVQISRFSDGSRKLVSFQELTGMEGDVITMQEIFAFEQRGVTADGKVKGVFMARGIRPKFASRFEAKGIRMPEGIFDPRNVVEV, encoded by the coding sequence ATGGAACGCGGCCGCCCGCCCCTTTTGCGCCACCAGATGCCCCGCGCCCAGGCCCCGGCCCCGGAGCGGCGGGAAGCCTTGGGCCCGATCTCACAGGAATACTACGAGATCAAAACCCGCATCCACGACCGCTTGATCGATCTGATCGATCTCACCCTCCTTGACACCCTGGAGGAGTCGGCCCTAGGCGGCGAGATCAGCAAGATCGTCGAGCGGCTGTTGCGCGACGAATTCTACCAGACGCCGCTCAATCAGGCCGAGCGCGACCGGCTCATCACCGAGGTCAAGGACGAGATGCTGGGCCTTGGGCCCCTGGAACCCTTTCTCAAGGACCAAAGCGTCAACGACATCCTGGTCAACTCCTATCGCCAGATCTACGTGGAGCGGGGCGGCAAGCTGGTCCTGACCGAATCGCGCTTCAAGGACAACGACCACTTAAAAAAGATCATTGACCGCATCGTTTCCCGGGTCGGCCGCCGGGTGGACGAGTCTTCGCCCATGGTGGACGCCCGGCTCCCCGACGGTTCGCGCGTCAACGCCATCATTCCTCCCCTGGCCATCGACGGGCCGGCCCTGTCCATCCGCAAATTCGCCAAGGAAAAGCTGACCATCGAGGATCTCATCCGCTTCAAGGCCATGACCCGGGATTTTGCCGACGTGCTTAAGGGCATAGTCCTGGCCCGGCTCAACATCCTCATTTCCGGCGGCACCGGCACCGGCAAGACCACCATGCTCAACTGCCTGTCGGGCTTTATCCCCCACGACGAGCGCATCGTCACCGTGGAAGACGCCGCCGAGCTGCAGCTCAAGCAGGACCATGTGGTGCGCCTGGAATCGCGCCCGCCCAATATCGAGGGCCGCGGCGAAGTGACCCAGCGCGATCTGGTGCGCAACTGCCTGCGCATGCGTCCCGACCGCATCATCGTCGGCGAAGTGCGCGGCGCCGAGGCCCTGGACATGCTGCAAGCCATGAACACCGGCCACGACGGCTCCCTGGCCACCCTGCACGCCAACACCCCCCGCGACGCGCTCATGCGTCTGGAAACCCTGGTCGCCATGGCCGGACTCAATATTTCGGCCCTGTCGCTGAAGCGCTACATCGCCTCGGCCGTGGACGTCATCGTCCAGATTTCGCGCTTCTCCGACGGCAGCCGCAAGCTCGTCAGCTTCCAGGAACTCACCGGCATGGAAGGCGACGTCATCACCATGCAGGAGATATTTGCATTCGAGCAACGCGGGGTCACGGCCGACGGCAAGGTCAAGGGCGTGTTCATGGCCCGGGGCATCCGGCCCAAGTTCGCCAGCCGCTTCGAGGCCAAGGGGATTCGCATGCCCGAAGGGATTTTCGATCCACGAAACGTGGTGGAGGTCTAG